A region of Silurus meridionalis isolate SWU-2019-XX chromosome 13, ASM1480568v1, whole genome shotgun sequence DNA encodes the following proteins:
- the gins2 gene encoding DNA replication complex GINS protein PSF2 produces the protein MDPSEVEFLAEKEMVKIIPNFSLDKIYLIGGDLGPFNPGLTVEVPVWLALNLKQRQKCRIVPPEWMDADKLEEIREQERREDTFTPIPSLHYMELTKLLLNHAADNIPRADEIRTLVKDIWDTRIAKLRLSADSFINQQEAHARLDNLTLMEINTTRTFLLDSLNCMYKLRSNLQPGSGSGKAHDY, from the exons atgGATCCCTCAGAAGTGGAATTTCTCGCCGAAAAGGAAATGGTGAAGATTATCCCGAACTTTAGTCTCGATAAAATCTATTTAATCGGG GGAGACCTGGGGCCGTTTAACCCGGGGCTGACGGTGGAGGTGCCCGTGTGGTTGGCGCTTAATCtgaaacagagacagaaatGCAGAATTGTTCCTCCGGAGTGGATGGACGCTG ATAAACTGGAGGAGATCCGAGagcaggagagaagagaagacacCTTCACCCCGATACCCAGCCTTCATTACATGGAACTGACCAAGTTACTACTGAACCA TGCAGCAGACAACATCCCGAGAGCAGACGAAATCCGGACTCTGGTCAAAGACATCTGGGACACTCGCATCGCAAAACTGCGTCTGTCCGCCGACAGCTTCATCAACCAGCAGGAGGCTCACGCCAGA ctggATAACCTGACTCTGATGGAGATCAACACCACTCGCACATTTCTGTTGGATTCTCTGAACTGCATGTACAAACTGCGCTCCAACCTGCAGCCGGGCTCAGGCTCGGGAAAAGCTCACGATTACTAA